One window of Corynebacterium doosanense CAU 212 = DSM 45436 genomic DNA carries:
- a CDS encoding transporter substrate-binding domain-containing protein → MTRIRRFALLSATAAAAATSAVTLASCVPAPQPTPNLNPGAQAAGIDADRPEDLGFPLPDNSEIEPAGATAAQTSGDEVPAGTLRPRPQNLNEAIPTIRQRGRLIVGIDQSINGLSFRDPVSGELSGFEVALSREIAADIFGNPDAVEFRFIPSTDRTAALERREVDLVAQTLSITTGRQQEIQFSAPYLSSSTRLLVQRDSGISSFEDLPGRRVCAVGASTPLETVRRVAPASDILKVATWSDCLMAVQQRQADAIIADDAILLGIADQDPFTVIPDAVTGEESYGLGIRRSTPSDDASGLVRQVNWTLERIRSDGTWDRLYDDWFTDSPLRDEMPAPVYVEEEAP, encoded by the coding sequence GTGACCCGCATCCGACGTTTCGCCCTGCTCAGCGCAACAGCCGCAGCTGCCGCTACCAGCGCCGTCACCCTGGCCTCCTGCGTCCCCGCTCCCCAACCCACCCCGAACCTCAACCCCGGCGCGCAGGCCGCGGGCATCGACGCGGACCGGCCCGAGGACCTGGGTTTCCCGCTCCCCGACAACTCCGAGATCGAGCCCGCGGGAGCCACCGCCGCGCAGACGTCGGGAGACGAAGTGCCCGCCGGTACCCTGCGCCCGCGCCCGCAGAACCTCAACGAGGCGATCCCGACCATCCGTCAGCGCGGCCGCCTCATCGTCGGCATCGACCAGTCCATCAACGGCCTCTCCTTCCGCGACCCCGTCTCCGGGGAGCTCAGCGGCTTCGAGGTGGCGCTCTCCCGGGAGATCGCCGCGGACATCTTCGGCAACCCGGACGCGGTGGAGTTCCGCTTCATCCCATCCACCGACCGCACCGCCGCCCTCGAGCGCCGGGAGGTGGACCTGGTCGCGCAGACCCTGTCCATCACCACCGGGCGACAGCAGGAGATCCAGTTCTCCGCCCCCTACCTCTCGTCCTCGACCCGCCTGCTGGTGCAGCGCGACTCCGGGATCTCCTCCTTCGAGGATCTGCCCGGCCGGCGGGTGTGCGCGGTCGGCGCGTCGACCCCGCTGGAGACCGTGCGCAGGGTCGCCCCGGCCTCGGACATCCTCAAGGTGGCCACCTGGTCCGACTGCCTCATGGCGGTGCAGCAGCGCCAGGCTGACGCCATCATCGCCGACGACGCGATCCTGCTCGGCATCGCGGACCAGGACCCCTTCACCGTCATCCCCGACGCCGTGACCGGCGAGGAGAGCTACGGCCTGGGCATCCGCCGCAGCACCCCCAGCGACGACGCCTCCGGGCTGGTGCGCCAGGTCAACTGGACCCTGGAGCGCATCCGCAGCGATGGCACGTGGGACAGGCTTTACGACGACTGGTTCACCGATTCGCCCCTCCGGGACGAGATGCCCGCACCCGTCTACGTCGAGGAGGAGGCCCCATGA
- the pta gene encoding phosphate acetyltransferase, which translates to MTENLSVLLTVVGRNFDGLDLDGFARGNDLARVDVAELGTTIGDVLEHFDDSRNSLLVGTGNQTFDAKVAAALGVPVVISYDRPGPHVDLVVSQAEAFGTVIAEACDFERTAWAIGPALETDATQVMSPSVFQHELLTKARAAGAHIVLPEGDDDRVLTAASELLESDVVKLTILGNPDAVAEREAELGLDLSKAEIIDHLTSPLANEFAADFAELRKKKGVTIDEAKKTMEDISYFATMMVHKGLADGMVSGAAHTTAHTIKPSFQIIKTLPEASVVSSIFLMVMRGRLWAFGDCAVNPNPTAEQLGEIAVVSAQTAQAFGIDPRVALLSYSTGASGTGPDVDRSVEALAAAQKINPELKVDGPLQFDAACDPVVAAKKAPDSQVAGQANVFIFPDLEAGNIGYKTAQRTGAALAVGPILQGLNKPVNDLSRGATVADIVNTVAVTAIQAGGAK; encoded by the coding sequence ATGACCGAGAATCTCTCCGTACTGCTGACAGTGGTCGGCCGAAACTTTGACGGGCTCGATCTTGACGGATTCGCCCGGGGCAACGACCTCGCGCGCGTCGACGTAGCTGAGCTGGGCACCACCATCGGTGACGTCCTTGAGCATTTCGACGACAGCCGCAACAGCCTGCTGGTCGGCACCGGAAACCAGACCTTCGACGCGAAGGTCGCGGCCGCCCTCGGCGTCCCGGTGGTCATCTCCTACGACCGCCCGGGCCCGCACGTCGACCTCGTGGTCTCCCAGGCCGAGGCCTTCGGCACCGTCATCGCCGAGGCCTGCGACTTTGAGCGCACCGCCTGGGCCATCGGCCCCGCGCTGGAGACGGACGCGACGCAGGTCATGTCCCCCAGCGTGTTCCAGCACGAACTGCTCACCAAGGCTCGCGCAGCCGGCGCGCACATCGTGCTGCCCGAGGGCGACGACGACCGCGTGCTCACCGCCGCGAGCGAGCTGCTTGAATCCGACGTCGTGAAGCTGACCATCCTGGGCAACCCGGACGCCGTCGCCGAGCGCGAGGCCGAGCTGGGCCTGGATCTCTCCAAGGCCGAGATCATCGACCACCTCACCTCGCCCCTGGCGAACGAGTTCGCCGCGGATTTCGCCGAGCTGCGCAAGAAGAAGGGCGTGACCATCGATGAGGCGAAGAAGACCATGGAGGACATCTCCTACTTCGCCACGATGATGGTGCACAAGGGCCTCGCCGACGGCATGGTCTCCGGCGCCGCGCACACCACCGCGCACACCATCAAGCCCTCCTTCCAGATCATCAAGACCTTGCCCGAGGCATCCGTCGTCTCCTCGATCTTCCTCATGGTCATGCGCGGGCGGCTCTGGGCGTTCGGCGATTGTGCCGTCAACCCCAACCCCACCGCGGAGCAGCTCGGTGAGATCGCCGTCGTCTCGGCGCAGACCGCCCAGGCGTTCGGCATCGACCCGCGCGTGGCTCTGCTGTCCTACTCCACCGGAGCCTCCGGCACCGGCCCCGACGTCGACCGCTCCGTGGAGGCGCTCGCCGCCGCGCAGAAGATCAACCCCGAGCTCAAGGTCGACGGCCCGCTGCAGTTCGACGCCGCGTGTGACCCCGTCGTCGCCGCCAAGAAGGCCCCGGACTCCCAGGTCGCCGGCCAGGCGAACGTGTTCATCTTCCCGGACCTCGAGGCCGGCAACATCGGCTACAAGACGGCCCAGCGCACCGGTGCGGCCCTCGCGGTCGGCCCGATCCTTCAGGGCCTGAACAAGCCCGTCAACGACCTTTCCCGCGGCGCCACGGTTGCCGACATCGTCAACACCGTAGCCGTCACCGCAATCCAGGCAGGAGGCGCCAAGTAA
- a CDS encoding FAD-dependent oxidoreductase, translating to MSSPLRIAVVGAGPAGIYASDLLVKSDVDVEIDLYEKMPAPFGLIRYGVAPDHPRIKGIIASLHRVLEQEEIELIGNVEVGKDITVEEMREFYDAIVFSTGATADKDLDIPGMDLEGTHGAGEFVGFYDGNPDFKRDWNLDAEKVAVIGVGNVALDIARVLAKTADELHVTEIPDNVYEHLGHSRIKEVHVFGRRGPAQVKFTPQELKELDHSENVEVIVDPEDIDYDEASENARREKKAVDQVAQILEGYAMREPKDAPHKLFIHLFEAPTEVLGEGGKVLGIRTERTELDGNGGVTGTGTFTDWDVQQVYRAVGYRPEGVEGVPFDPSESVMPNDGGRVLTEPNGEAVPGLYTTGWIKRGPVGLIGNTKSDAKDTTNMLLADHAEGKLREASKRTRQDVADFFEGKGHPITTWAGWHRLDTAERAAGEAEGRERKKIVEWDDMLKHSGPQDIV from the coding sequence ATGAGTTCCCCCCTGCGCATCGCTGTGGTCGGCGCCGGCCCGGCCGGCATCTACGCCTCCGACCTGCTGGTGAAGTCGGACGTCGACGTGGAGATCGACCTCTACGAGAAGATGCCGGCCCCCTTCGGCCTCATCCGCTACGGCGTCGCTCCCGATCACCCGCGCATCAAGGGCATCATCGCCAGCCTGCACCGCGTCCTCGAGCAAGAGGAGATCGAGCTGATCGGAAACGTCGAGGTGGGCAAGGACATCACCGTCGAGGAGATGCGGGAGTTCTACGACGCCATCGTCTTCTCCACCGGCGCCACGGCCGACAAGGACCTCGACATCCCGGGCATGGACCTGGAGGGCACGCACGGCGCGGGCGAGTTCGTCGGTTTCTACGACGGTAACCCCGACTTCAAGCGCGACTGGAACCTCGACGCGGAGAAGGTCGCCGTCATCGGCGTGGGCAACGTCGCCCTCGACATCGCCCGCGTCTTGGCCAAGACCGCCGACGAGCTGCACGTCACCGAGATTCCCGACAACGTCTACGAGCACCTCGGCCACTCCCGCATCAAGGAGGTGCACGTCTTCGGCCGCCGCGGCCCGGCGCAGGTGAAGTTCACCCCGCAGGAGCTCAAGGAGCTCGATCATTCCGAAAACGTCGAGGTCATCGTCGATCCCGAGGACATCGACTACGACGAGGCCTCCGAGAACGCGCGCCGCGAGAAGAAGGCCGTGGATCAGGTCGCCCAGATCCTCGAGGGCTACGCCATGCGCGAGCCGAAGGATGCCCCGCACAAGCTGTTCATCCACCTCTTCGAGGCCCCGACCGAGGTCCTGGGCGAGGGCGGCAAGGTCTTGGGCATCCGCACCGAGCGCACGGAGCTCGACGGCAACGGCGGCGTCACCGGCACCGGCACCTTCACCGACTGGGACGTCCAGCAGGTCTACCGCGCGGTGGGCTACCGCCCCGAGGGCGTCGAGGGTGTGCCCTTCGACCCCAGCGAGTCCGTCATGCCCAACGACGGCGGCCGCGTGCTCACCGAGCCGAACGGCGAGGCCGTCCCCGGTCTCTACACCACCGGCTGGATCAAGCGCGGGCCCGTGGGCCTGATCGGCAACACCAAGTCCGACGCCAAGGACACCACGAACATGCTGCTGGCGGACCACGCCGAGGGCAAGCTGCGCGAGGCGTCCAAGCGCACCCGCCAGGACGTGGCCGACTTCTTCGAGGGCAAGGGCCACCCCATCACCACCTGGGCGGGCTGGCACCGTCTCGACACCGCCGAGCGCGCCGCAGGTGAGGCCGAGGGCCGCGAGCGCAAGAAGATCGTCGAGTGGGATGACATGCTCAAGCACTCGGGCCCGCAGGATATTGTCTAG
- a CDS encoding GNAT family N-acetyltransferase — protein sequence MSRTLKAVPLAEMTPLEVHQLYKLRVDAYVLEQATPYQEIQDIDAADSTRHLLLQDESGALLGCARLHPAQVAGEEVTQFGRFVLVPSARGTGAGDELLRFALAEARADRPVYLTAQLGLTGYYARYGFTETGERYDDTGVPHQPMIRY from the coding sequence TTGTCTAGGACCCTCAAGGCTGTCCCTCTGGCGGAGATGACCCCGCTGGAGGTGCACCAGCTGTACAAGCTGCGCGTGGACGCCTACGTCTTAGAGCAGGCGACTCCCTACCAGGAGATCCAGGACATCGACGCCGCCGACTCCACCCGGCACCTCCTGCTTCAGGACGAATCGGGGGCGCTGCTCGGTTGCGCGCGCCTGCATCCCGCACAGGTGGCCGGCGAGGAGGTCACCCAGTTCGGCCGCTTCGTGCTCGTTCCCTCCGCGCGGGGTACCGGGGCGGGCGATGAACTCCTGCGCTTCGCCCTCGCCGAGGCGCGTGCGGACCGGCCCGTCTATCTCACAGCGCAGCTCGGCCTGACCGGCTACTACGCCCGGTACGGGTTCACGGAGACAGGTGAGCGTTACGACGACACCGGCGTCCCCCACCAGCCGATGATCCGCTACTGA
- a CDS encoding serine/threonine protein kinase codes for MSASTGKTGEDYGEEFVGTEAALFDPFADDEDFDDGENVVAEAVKYEPHAEQADHTTGSLRRDAPDNPGTSAVAFDPFADDDEDEDDEELAGVGDIAGLIKDLGALRDHRTGRDGASRREDTAERARREALSTFRSRHGAERSSRPVADGMVELPFIAPARAEDALMDPHSEAKKPGIAMPQLNPGDIVAEQYEILGVIGHGGMGWIYLAHDHFVADRLVVLKGMQAEKTDEEMAAARAEREFLAGITHPQIVKIFNFIDDERVAGGFIVMEFVGGPSLRARRNAQDNHLLPIDVAIGYILEILPALDYLHSRGVVYNDLKPDNIIVTEDQVKLIDLGAVSGIGAYGYIYGTKGFQAPDVSTHGPSVATDIYTVGRTLATLTLDMPREDGIYLPGLPSPTTDPTLRRFLSYYRLLLRATHPDPEQRFSSLAELETQLYGVLREVIALRDGRYHPQQHSLFSPQRSTFGTKHVVFRTDQLIDGIDRTIRMTSDEVVSAIPTPLIDRSDVGAAMLSGSSYAEPQEALETLRQAMQTPEYEESAEIPFGVVRAMLDLGLTSQARAWLQSLSERLGTDWRYQWYSGVTSMFLEDYQAAQSHFNQVLTILPGEPAPKLALAAVDELILQTRELQNTPLLDERVARATPALDGNLADLAREIFENFPGDDLWSHVTDDPKLLRFHAMRLYGMVWASNPTTVSSAFGLSRLLVAEGLTEMAVQALDRVPQASRHHRMAKLTTVLMLISDVLTESRIRRAARRLEEIPTNEPRFIQIKTAVMSAALEFLQEAGVESAASHNTLFDYPFTQTGLRNGIANSLRRLARQAPSAQHRYALVDIANAVRPQTLF; via the coding sequence ATGAGCGCCAGCACGGGAAAGACCGGAGAGGACTACGGCGAGGAGTTCGTCGGCACGGAGGCGGCGCTGTTCGACCCCTTCGCGGACGACGAGGACTTCGACGACGGGGAGAATGTCGTCGCCGAGGCCGTCAAGTACGAACCCCACGCCGAGCAGGCCGACCACACCACCGGCAGCCTCCGGCGGGACGCGCCGGATAACCCGGGCACCTCGGCCGTGGCCTTCGACCCCTTCGCGGACGACGACGAGGACGAGGACGACGAGGAGCTCGCCGGGGTCGGCGACATCGCCGGGCTGATCAAGGACCTCGGGGCGCTGCGCGATCACCGCACTGGCCGGGACGGGGCGTCGAGACGCGAAGACACCGCAGAGCGTGCCCGCCGGGAGGCGCTGTCGACCTTCCGTTCCCGCCACGGCGCCGAGCGCAGCTCCCGGCCGGTGGCCGACGGCATGGTCGAGCTGCCCTTCATCGCCCCGGCGCGCGCGGAGGACGCGCTCATGGACCCACACTCCGAGGCGAAGAAGCCGGGCATCGCCATGCCGCAGCTCAACCCCGGGGACATCGTCGCCGAGCAGTACGAGATCCTCGGCGTCATCGGCCACGGCGGCATGGGCTGGATCTACCTCGCGCACGACCACTTCGTCGCGGACCGGCTGGTGGTGCTCAAGGGCATGCAGGCGGAGAAGACGGACGAGGAGATGGCGGCGGCGCGGGCGGAGCGGGAGTTTCTCGCGGGGATCACGCACCCGCAGATCGTGAAGATCTTCAACTTCATCGACGACGAGCGCGTGGCCGGCGGCTTCATTGTCATGGAGTTCGTCGGCGGGCCGTCGCTGCGCGCGCGCCGCAACGCCCAGGACAATCACCTGCTGCCCATCGACGTGGCCATCGGCTACATTCTGGAGATTCTCCCGGCCCTGGACTACTTGCACTCGCGCGGGGTGGTCTACAACGACCTCAAACCGGACAACATCATCGTCACCGAGGACCAGGTCAAACTCATCGACCTCGGCGCCGTCTCCGGCATCGGGGCCTACGGCTACATCTACGGCACCAAGGGATTCCAGGCCCCCGACGTGTCCACGCACGGGCCGTCGGTGGCCACGGACATCTACACAGTCGGGCGCACCCTGGCGACGCTGACCCTGGACATGCCCCGCGAGGACGGCATCTACCTCCCCGGCCTGCCCTCGCCCACCACCGACCCGACGCTGCGCCGTTTCCTCTCCTACTACCGCCTGCTCCTGCGGGCGACGCACCCGGATCCCGAGCAGCGCTTCTCCTCGCTGGCGGAACTGGAGACCCAGCTCTACGGCGTGCTGAGGGAGGTCATCGCGCTTCGCGACGGCCGCTACCACCCCCAGCAGCATTCGCTCTTCTCCCCGCAGCGCTCGACGTTCGGCACCAAACACGTCGTCTTCCGCACCGACCAGCTCATCGACGGCATCGACCGGACCATCCGCATGACCTCGGACGAGGTCGTCTCCGCCATCCCCACCCCGCTGATCGACCGCTCCGACGTCGGCGCGGCCATGCTCTCCGGCTCCTCCTACGCGGAGCCTCAGGAAGCCCTGGAGACCCTGCGCCAGGCGATGCAGACCCCGGAGTACGAGGAGTCCGCGGAAATCCCCTTCGGCGTCGTCCGCGCCATGCTCGATCTGGGGCTCACCTCCCAGGCCCGCGCCTGGCTGCAGTCCCTCTCCGAACGCCTCGGCACCGACTGGCGCTACCAGTGGTATTCCGGCGTGACCAGCATGTTTCTCGAGGACTACCAGGCCGCCCAGTCCCACTTCAACCAGGTGCTCACCATCCTCCCCGGCGAGCCCGCCCCCAAACTCGCCCTCGCGGCCGTGGACGAACTCATCCTCCAGACCCGGGAGCTGCAGAACACCCCGCTTCTCGACGAGCGGGTCGCCCGCGCCACCCCCGCCCTGGACGGCAACCTCGCCGACCTCGCCAGGGAAATCTTCGAGAATTTCCCCGGCGACGACCTCTGGTCCCACGTCACGGACGACCCCAAGCTCCTGCGTTTCCACGCCATGCGTCTCTACGGCATGGTGTGGGCCTCCAACCCCACCACCGTCTCCAGCGCCTTCGGCCTCTCCCGACTGCTGGTCGCGGAGGGGCTCACCGAGATGGCGGTGCAGGCACTCGACCGGGTGCCCCAGGCATCCAGGCACCACCGGATGGCCAAACTCACCACGGTGCTCATGCTCATTTCCGACGTGCTCACCGAGTCCCGGATCAGGCGCGCGGCCCGGCGGCTGGAGGAGATTCCCACCAACGAGCCCCGGTTCATCCAGATCAAGACCGCCGTCATGTCCGCCGCCCTGGAATTCCTCCAGGAGGCGGGCGTCGAGTCGGCGGCGAGCCACAACACGCTCTTCGACTACCCCTTCACGCAGACCGGGCTGCGCAACGGTATCGCCAACTCGTTGCGACGGCTGGCCCGGCAGGCACCCTCAGCACAGCACCGCTACGCGCTGGTGGACATCGCCAACGCGGTGCGGCCGCAGACGCTGTTCTAG
- the treS gene encoding maltose alpha-D-glucosyltransferase codes for MADFDPESPDQQDRPARPRRERPRSSLGFSRISRELSDPRAADASNPSYVQWLKRQSMLGDADILARGVTGSSRMWRNAYAVPDARRALNQASTWFTTYPSAMITRDGQSFLEALADEELWEAFSTIGVHAIHTGPTKTAGGLEGWQATPSVDGHFDRISTRIDPAFGTDEDFQRLTDVADQAGGIVIDDIVPGHTGKGADFRLAEMAYKEYPGIFHMVEIPQEHWHLLPEVTPGMDTANLSVTAEKELADLGFIIGSLQRVIFYAPGIKETNWSATREVLGVDGVVRRWVYLHYFKEGQPTINWLDPTFAGMRLVIGDALHSLGDLGASALRLDANGFLGVEKRVGAEHAWSEGHPLSVGANQFIASMIRKVGGFSFQELNLTINDIHDTGEYGADLSYDFITRPGYQHALLTGNTEFLRLTLRASLAADVQPVRLIHALQNHDELTYELVHWETRADDERFEFRGEEITGPQLAMAVRRDLTEKLTGNGIDYNRVFTTNGIACTSSTVAAAALGYGTLDDIDEAGAAQIRRAHLLLAAYNSWQPGAFALSAWDLVGALTVPSEEVAELIDGTDTRWIERGAIDLMGVAPEATESQAGLPKARILHGTVPEQLDDPESFLNQLTEMLRLRTEHKLHLGIQLDVPEVSHPGLLVMVHRLDEGEDDEDAPLQVTVLNFATEAVTAAVRSEELPVRHAVIDAATGEEITRVDDLQGFSVELDGLGMAFLLIGPSVEDEDQ; via the coding sequence GTGGCTGATTTCGATCCGGAGTCCCCTGACCAGCAGGATCGCCCCGCCCGACCCCGGCGGGAGCGCCCGCGCTCGAGCCTGGGGTTCAGCAGGATCAGCCGCGAGTTGTCCGACCCGCGCGCGGCGGACGCATCCAACCCCTCCTACGTGCAGTGGCTCAAGCGCCAGTCCATGCTCGGCGACGCGGACATCCTCGCGCGCGGCGTGACCGGCAGCTCCCGGATGTGGCGCAACGCCTACGCCGTCCCCGACGCGCGCCGGGCTCTGAACCAGGCCTCCACGTGGTTCACCACCTACCCGTCGGCGATGATCACCCGTGACGGCCAGTCCTTCCTCGAGGCGCTCGCCGACGAAGAACTCTGGGAGGCTTTCTCCACCATCGGCGTGCACGCCATCCACACCGGGCCGACGAAGACGGCCGGCGGCCTCGAGGGTTGGCAGGCGACGCCGAGTGTGGACGGGCACTTCGACCGCATCAGCACCCGCATCGACCCGGCCTTCGGCACCGACGAGGACTTTCAGCGCCTCACCGACGTGGCCGACCAGGCCGGCGGCATCGTCATCGACGACATCGTGCCCGGTCACACGGGTAAGGGTGCGGACTTCCGCCTCGCGGAGATGGCGTACAAGGAGTACCCCGGCATCTTCCACATGGTGGAGATCCCGCAGGAGCACTGGCACCTGCTGCCCGAGGTCACCCCGGGGATGGACACCGCGAACCTCAGCGTCACCGCGGAGAAGGAGCTGGCAGACCTCGGTTTCATCATCGGTTCCCTGCAGCGGGTGATCTTCTACGCGCCGGGCATCAAGGAGACGAACTGGAGCGCCACCCGCGAGGTGCTCGGCGTCGACGGGGTCGTGCGCCGCTGGGTCTACCTGCACTACTTCAAGGAGGGGCAGCCGACCATCAACTGGCTCGATCCGACGTTCGCCGGCATGCGCTTGGTCATCGGCGATGCGCTGCACTCGCTCGGCGATCTGGGGGCGAGCGCGCTGCGTCTGGACGCGAACGGGTTCCTGGGTGTGGAGAAGCGTGTCGGCGCCGAGCACGCCTGGTCCGAGGGCCACCCGCTGTCCGTCGGCGCCAACCAGTTCATCGCCAGCATGATCCGCAAGGTGGGTGGATTCTCCTTCCAGGAGCTCAACCTCACCATCAACGACATCCACGACACCGGCGAGTACGGCGCCGACCTGTCCTACGACTTCATCACCCGCCCCGGCTACCAGCACGCCCTGCTCACCGGGAACACCGAGTTCCTGCGTCTGACGCTGCGCGCCTCGCTCGCGGCCGACGTCCAGCCGGTGCGCCTCATCCACGCGCTGCAGAACCACGACGAACTCACCTACGAGCTCGTGCACTGGGAGACCCGCGCCGACGACGAACGTTTCGAGTTCCGCGGCGAGGAGATCACCGGCCCGCAGCTGGCCATGGCCGTGCGCCGCGACCTCACCGAGAAACTCACCGGCAACGGGATCGACTACAACCGCGTCTTCACCACCAACGGCATCGCCTGCACCAGCTCCACGGTCGCCGCGGCGGCGCTGGGTTACGGCACGCTCGACGACATCGACGAGGCCGGCGCCGCCCAGATCCGCCGCGCCCACCTGCTGCTCGCGGCATACAACTCCTGGCAGCCCGGCGCCTTCGCGCTCTCCGCGTGGGACCTCGTCGGTGCCCTCACGGTTCCCTCGGAGGAGGTGGCGGAGCTTATCGACGGCACCGATACCCGATGGATCGAGCGGGGTGCCATCGACCTCATGGGCGTCGCACCCGAGGCCACCGAGTCCCAGGCCGGGCTTCCCAAGGCGCGTATTCTGCATGGCACGGTCCCCGAGCAGCTGGACGATCCCGAGTCCTTCCTCAACCAGCTCACCGAGATGCTGCGCCTGCGCACCGAGCACAAGCTGCACCTGGGCATCCAGCTGGACGTCCCCGAGGTCTCCCACCCTGGGCTGCTGGTCATGGTGCACCGCCTCGACGAGGGCGAGGACGACGAAGACGCGCCGCTGCAGGTCACCGTGCTCAACTTCGCCACCGAGGCCGTCACCGCAGCGGTGCGCTCGGAGGAGCTGCCCGTGCGCCACGCCGTCATCGACGCGGCCACCGGCGAGGAGATCACCCGGGTCGATGACCTGCAGGGATTCTCCGTCGAACTCGACGGGCTGGGCATGGCGTTCCTGCTCATCGGGCCCAGCGTCGAGGACGAGGATCAGTAG
- a CDS encoding acetate kinase, whose protein sequence is MAYVLVINSGSSSVKFQIVDPKAEATRPPLVSGLVEQIGSPYGRLTIKYEGDKHFREQCIRNHTEGLELSISELNRLGCGPSELDISSVGHRVVHGGQVFSKPKIINDDVVEQIRAQVPLAPLHNPANIDGIEVARKLLPDVPHVAVFDTGFFRQLPASASQYAINAEVAEENQVRRYGFHGTSHEFISQQVPELLGKPAADVNQIILHLGNGASASAVRGGNPIDTTMGLTPLAGLVMGTRCGDIDPGIIFHLHRQAGMSIDEIDTLLNKKSGILGLSGVSDFRDLRENIVGGDPKAARALDVYVTQLRRFIGAYMIALGRVDAITFTAGVGENDIGVRAAALADLEHYGVKIDPERNSVRGDRAREISTDDSTIKVLVIPTNEELAIAQKADALV, encoded by the coding sequence ATGGCCTACGTTCTCGTCATCAACTCAGGTTCATCGTCCGTCAAGTTCCAGATCGTCGACCCCAAGGCCGAGGCCACCCGGCCGCCGCTAGTGTCCGGACTCGTCGAGCAGATCGGCAGCCCCTACGGCAGGCTCACCATCAAGTACGAGGGTGACAAGCACTTCAGGGAACAGTGCATCCGCAACCACACCGAGGGCCTCGAGCTCTCGATCTCCGAGCTCAACCGTCTGGGCTGCGGCCCCAGCGAGCTGGACATCTCCTCCGTGGGCCACCGCGTCGTCCACGGCGGCCAGGTGTTCTCAAAGCCGAAGATCATCAACGACGACGTCGTCGAGCAGATCCGCGCGCAGGTGCCGCTCGCGCCCCTGCACAACCCCGCCAACATCGACGGCATCGAGGTCGCCCGGAAGCTGCTCCCGGACGTCCCGCACGTCGCGGTCTTCGACACCGGTTTCTTCCGTCAACTTCCCGCGTCCGCGTCCCAGTACGCCATCAACGCCGAGGTCGCCGAGGAGAACCAGGTGCGCCGCTACGGCTTCCACGGCACCAGCCACGAGTTCATCTCCCAGCAGGTGCCCGAGCTGCTGGGCAAGCCGGCCGCGGACGTCAACCAGATCATCCTCCACCTGGGCAACGGCGCCTCCGCGTCCGCGGTCCGTGGCGGCAACCCCATCGACACCACCATGGGTCTGACCCCGCTCGCGGGCCTGGTCATGGGCACGCGCTGCGGCGACATCGACCCGGGAATCATCTTCCACCTGCACCGTCAGGCGGGGATGAGCATCGATGAGATCGACACGCTGCTGAACAAGAAGTCCGGCATTCTCGGGCTCTCGGGCGTCAGCGACTTCCGCGATCTCCGGGAGAACATCGTGGGCGGCGACCCCAAGGCCGCCCGTGCTCTCGACGTCTACGTCACCCAGCTGCGACGCTTCATCGGCGCCTACATGATCGCCCTTGGGCGCGTGGACGCCATCACGTTCACCGCCGGAGTCGGCGAGAACGACATCGGCGTCCGCGCGGCGGCCCTGGCCGACCTGGAGCACTACGGCGTCAAGATCGATCCCGAGCGTAACTCCGTGCGCGGCGACCGCGCCCGGGAGATCTCGACGGACGACTCGACCATCAAGGTCTTGGTCATTCCGACGAACGAGGAGCTCGCCATCGCGCAGAAGGCTGACGCGCTGGTCTAG
- a CDS encoding low molecular weight phosphatase family protein, with protein sequence MTSKPTVLFVCMSNAGKSQMAAALAQHHAGDTVEIHSAGTRPGTHTNEQSAKAVAELGADMSDARPKAVDPELARTADRVIILGTDAQLTLPPDARGTLERWETDEPSTRGIEGEERMRLIRDDIDRRVRDLLAQLA encoded by the coding sequence ATGACCTCGAAACCCACAGTCCTCTTCGTCTGCATGAGCAACGCCGGAAAATCCCAGATGGCGGCGGCGCTCGCCCAGCACCACGCCGGCGACACCGTGGAGATCCACTCCGCCGGAACCCGGCCGGGCACCCACACCAACGAGCAGTCGGCCAAGGCGGTGGCCGAGCTCGGCGCGGATATGTCCGACGCCCGCCCCAAGGCCGTCGACCCTGAGCTGGCGCGCACCGCCGACCGGGTGATCATTCTGGGCACCGACGCCCAGCTGACCCTTCCCCCGGACGCCCGCGGAACCCTGGAGCGCTGGGAGACCGACGAGCCGTCCACCCGGGGCATCGAGGGCGAGGAGCGGATGCGCCTGATCCGCGACGACATCGACCGCCGCGTGCGCGACCTGCTGGCGCAGCTGGCCTAG